A region of Pseudanabaena sp. BC1403 DNA encodes the following proteins:
- a CDS encoding acyltransferase: MTWELSDLLRAIATTIVIGIHASHHWWFGVHDTNTINLEIFIDTIINQVGRFTVPIFVILSGFALAKSEEKRPFDLQIFFQRRLWRIVPPYVLFTLLNIIGQSQFQKADWLERGQLIIQLLSTGMGDYHLYFLGIIFQCYIVYPILRSILFTKWNLYILMFVTFALFSLRWVSATFDLLVNITTFLPNGNHVIYWLSYFQIGIWLAKDHGWTSSLVTKWRSQSWGYLFAIAAIVELSEFYWTAILKNSAEAVGHYARPTVVLLTLTFLLWSVSWQNWQKNKSSIQKLWQAIQPQIKTFAKASFTTYLVHVWVLRAIAPLEIVGGILYIPLATSISWLTGIILWQLLQRFAVSL, translated from the coding sequence ATGACTTGGGAACTCTCTGATCTACTGCGTGCGATCGCTACAACTATCGTTATTGGTATTCATGCTTCGCATCATTGGTGGTTTGGAGTGCATGATACAAATACGATCAATCTTGAGATTTTTATAGACACAATCATTAACCAAGTTGGGCGCTTTACAGTGCCAATATTTGTAATCTTGTCAGGCTTTGCCCTAGCGAAGTCGGAAGAGAAAAGACCTTTTGATTTGCAAATATTCTTTCAACGCCGCCTGTGGCGTATCGTGCCGCCCTACGTTCTATTCACTTTACTCAATATAATTGGGCAGAGCCAGTTTCAGAAAGCAGATTGGCTGGAGCGTGGACAACTAATTATTCAATTACTTTCTACAGGTATGGGTGACTATCACCTTTACTTTTTAGGAATCATTTTTCAATGCTACATAGTATATCCAATCCTTCGGAGCATCTTATTTACAAAATGGAATTTGTATATTCTAATGTTTGTCACCTTTGCTCTATTTAGCTTGAGATGGGTATCGGCAACTTTTGATTTACTAGTAAATATTACAACTTTCTTACCCAACGGTAATCACGTAATTTATTGGTTGTCCTATTTCCAAATCGGTATTTGGCTAGCTAAGGATCACGGTTGGACTAGTTCTTTGGTGACGAAATGGCGATCGCAATCTTGGGGATATTTATTTGCGATCGCAGCAATTGTCGAACTAAGCGAATTCTATTGGACAGCGATACTCAAGAACTCTGCTGAAGCTGTCGGTCATTATGCTCGACCAACTGTAGTTTTGCTGACATTGACTTTCTTGCTATGGTCTGTGTCTTGGCAAAACTGGCAAAAAAACAAAAGCTCCATCCAAAAACTATGGCAAGCTATTCAACCCCAAATCAAAACTTTTGCCAAGGCAAGCTTTACTACTTATCTAGTTCATGTTTGGGTGTTGCGTGCGATCGCTCCTTTAGAAATAGTTGGAGGAATTCTATATATTCCATTAGCAACAAGTATTTCTTGGCTAACTGGCATTATCCTCTGGCAACTTTTACAACGCTTTGCTGTATCTCTTTAA
- a CDS encoding DUF309 domain-containing protein: MVDPAFEEAITQFNSGDYYACHDTLEAIWNDSWQSDRAFYQGILQIAVGLYHLKSQNWHGAAILLGEGTSRLPAYLPDYQSIDVETLLVDSLLILRKVQTNGKEGIADIWKQMVQGDLKIPKITRSNLENA, translated from the coding sequence ATGGTTGATCCAGCATTTGAAGAGGCGATTACCCAGTTTAACAGTGGTGACTATTATGCCTGCCACGATACTTTAGAGGCAATTTGGAATGATTCTTGGCAAAGCGATCGGGCTTTTTATCAAGGGATTTTACAAATTGCCGTTGGTCTATATCACCTCAAAAGTCAAAATTGGCATGGTGCAGCGATTCTCTTAGGTGAGGGCACAAGCCGCTTACCAGCATATCTTCCTGATTATCAATCTATTGATGTTGAAACTTTGTTGGTAGATAGTTTACTGATCTTGCGTAAAGTACAGACAAATGGGAAAGAAGGAATCGCGGACATATGGAAACAAATGGTGCAGGGTGATTTAAAGATTCCTAAGATCACTAGATCCAATCTTGAAAATGCTTAG